Proteins encoded together in one Quercus lobata isolate SW786 chromosome 3, ValleyOak3.0 Primary Assembly, whole genome shotgun sequence window:
- the LOC115979290 gene encoding LOW QUALITY PROTEIN: 39S ribosomal protein L47, mitochondrial-like (The sequence of the model RefSeq protein was modified relative to this genomic sequence to represent the inferred CDS: deleted 1 base in 1 codon; substituted 1 base at 1 genomic stop codon) produces the protein MLVSRIFGRTLFAAAKSEAYSATAAATSILRRNPRDFEXLNPLQEFFEADRSVDDDKPVVYGRSWKAPELRLKSWDDLNKLWYVLLKEKNMLMTQRQMLHSQNLRFPNPERIPKVRKSMCRIKQVLTERAIEEPDPRRSAEMKRITNAL, from the exons atgttaGTGTCAAGAATTTTTGGGAGAACACTGTTTGCTGCTGCTAAATCAGAAGCGTATTCTGCGACAGCTGCGGCGACTTCTATTCTGCGAAGGAACCCTCGG GACTTTGAGTAGCTGAACCCTCTGCAAGAGTTCTTTGAGGCTGATAGGAGCGTAGATGATGACAAACCTGTTGTCTATG GTCGTAGTTGGAAGGCTCCTGAACTGCGATTGAAGTCTTGGGATGATCTTAATAAGCTGTGGTATGTCTTGTTAAAGGAGAAAAACATGCTGATGACTCAACGCCAGATGCTTCATTCACAGAATCTACGGTTTCCTAACCCAGAGCGCATTCCCAAG GTGAGGAAGTCAATGTGCCGTATCAAGCAAGTACTCACTGAGAGAGCAATCGAAGAACCAGACCCCAGGAGGTCAGCTGAGATGAAGAGGATCACAAATGCTCTGTGA
- the LOC115978627 gene encoding chaperone protein dnaJ 16-like: MPANRSKSEKHDAAAKPVRRDPYEVLGVSKNSADQEIKSAYRRMALKYHPDKNANDPKAADMFKEVTFSYNILSDPDKRRQYDTAGFEAVESESQELELDLSSLGTVNTMFAALFSKLGVPIKTTVSATVLEEALNNLVTVLPLPMGQPISKKVEKQCAHFYSVRITEEEARSGFVCRVQSSDKSKFKLLYFDREENNGLSLALQEDSAKTGKVTSAGMYFLGFPVYRLDQTMNSVAASKDPDAAFFKKLDGFQPCEITELKAGDHVFAVYGDNFFRSASYTIEALCAAPFKEEKEYLRAVETQILTKRVEISKFETEYREVLAQFTEMTNRYAQEMQAIDELLKQRNEMHASYTSAPPMKRSRSKSRGSFKEAKEDGPVKDKKSTMRDRPKKKKWYNIHLKVEKRKPC; encoded by the exons ATGCCGGCGAACCGATCGAAATCTGAGAAGCACGATGCGGCGGCGAAGCCGGTCCGGCGAGACCCGTACGAAGTGCTCGGTGTCTCCAAGAACTCCGCGGATCAGGAAATCAAAAGCGCTTATCGAAGAATGGCTCTCAA GTACCATCCTGACAAGAATGCAAATGATCCTAAAGCAGCTGATATGTTTAAGGAGGTCACCTTTTCCTATAATATCTTGTCTGACCCAGACAAACGGCGTCAGTATGACACAGCCGGTTTTGAG GCTGTTGAATCAGAAAGCCAAGAATTGGAGCTAGACCTTTCAAGTTTAGGAACTGTGAACACCATGTTTGCTGCACTTTTTag TAAACTTGGTGTGCCAATCAAGACCACTGTATCAGCAACAGTCTTAGAGGAGGCACTTAATAATTTGGTCACTGTTCTTCCACTACCAATGGGGCAACCTATATCTAAGAAG GTTGAGAAGCAATGTGCTCACTTCTATTCTGTCAGGATAACAGAAGAGGAAGCACGATCTGGATTTGTATGTCGAGTGCAATCGTCTGACAAAAGCAAGTTCAAG TTGTTGTATTTTGATCGGGAAGAGAATAACGGCTTAAGCCTAGCGCTGCAG GAGGACAGTGCCAAAACAGGGAAGGTCACATCTGCTGGAATGTACTTTCTTGGTTTTCCTGTTTATCGGTTGGATCAAACAATGAATTCG GTGGCTGCTTCAAAAGATCCAGATGCTGCCTTCTTCAAAAAGTTGGATGGATTTCAGCCATGTGAAATAACTGAATTGAAGGCTGGCGACCATGTCTTTGCTGTTTATG GTGACAACTTTTTTAGAAGTGCAAGCTACACAATAGAGGCTCTCTGTGCTGCAccttttaaagaagaaaaggagtaTCTTAGAGCTGTAGAAACTCAAATTCTAACAAAAAGAGTGGAAATATCAAAGTTTGAAACTGAATACCGAGAG GTTTTGGCACAATTTACAGAGATGACCAATAGATATGCACAGGAAATGCAAGCA ATTGATGAGCTTCTTAAGCAACGGAATGAAATGCATGCATCGTACACAAGTGCTCCTCCAATGAAGCGGAGTAGGAGCAAGAGCAGAGGTTCCTTCAAGGAGGCCAAAGAAGATGGCCCAGTGAAAGACAAGAAATCTACAATGAGGGATCGgcctaagaagaagaaatggtaCAATATCCACTTGAAGGTTGAAAAGAGAAAACCTTGCTGA